One part of the Paraglaciecola sp. L3A3 genome encodes these proteins:
- a CDS encoding YebG family protein, giving the protein MAVITRYVVEHKGVEKFVTADKKEADQYDKMLDVADNLSVYIEGKGISLEPELLENLSIMLSKNKDSLTKLLKGTSADSLLSSEKADVVKIASKKA; this is encoded by the coding sequence ATGGCGGTAATTACGCGATATGTGGTTGAGCACAAAGGGGTGGAAAAATTTGTGACGGCGGATAAAAAAGAAGCAGATCAATACGATAAGATGTTGGATGTAGCTGATAACTTAAGTGTCTATATAGAAGGTAAGGGAATTAGTTTAGAGCCAGAACTATTAGAAAATTTATCTATTATGTTATCTAAAAATAAAGACTCTTTAACGAAACTATTAAAAGGTACATCTGCTGACTCATTATTAAGTTCTGAAAAAGCAGATGTAGTTAAAATAGCTTCGAAAAAAGCCTAA
- a CDS encoding Fe2+-dependent dioxygenase: MIIIDKILSAEDVAHYRAELTTLPWENGDKTAMGMAASVKNNNQADAKDPQVRQLANNLLAHLGNNPKIVSAALPHKIFPPCFNRYQQSEEYGYHVDAAIMRLPDSSDVIRSDVSMTVFLSEPEEYEGGELVIATEFGEQVIKLPAGYAVVYPSSSLHKVTAVTKGTRLAAITWMQSMVADSNLRNTLYQLDQSIQELVKNQNASRGELDRLHNVYHNLIRQFTVL; this comes from the coding sequence ATGATTATTATCGATAAAATTTTATCTGCTGAAGACGTCGCTCATTACCGTGCAGAGTTAACCACTCTGCCATGGGAAAACGGCGATAAAACGGCTATGGGTATGGCTGCTTCAGTAAAAAATAACAATCAAGCAGATGCAAAGGATCCCCAAGTGCGCCAGTTAGCGAATAACTTACTAGCTCATTTGGGTAACAATCCTAAAATTGTTTCTGCAGCCCTACCCCATAAAATATTCCCGCCTTGCTTCAATCGTTATCAACAATCAGAAGAATACGGCTACCATGTCGACGCAGCCATTATGCGCCTGCCTGATAGCTCTGATGTGATCCGTAGTGATGTCTCTATGACGGTATTTTTAAGTGAGCCAGAAGAATACGAAGGAGGAGAATTAGTTATTGCTACTGAGTTTGGTGAACAAGTAATCAAACTACCTGCTGGTTATGCTGTGGTGTATCCATCAAGTAGTTTACATAAAGTCACTGCGGTGACCAAAGGAACTCGCTTAGCAGCGATTACTTGGATGCAGAGTATGGTAGCCGACAGTAATCTTAGAAATACCTTATACCAGTTAGATCAAAGTATTCAAGAGTTAGTCAAAAATCAAAACGCGAGCCGTGGTGAATTAGATCGTCTGCATAATGTTTACCATAACTTAATACGCCAATTTACCGTTCTCTAA
- a CDS encoding TonB-dependent siderophore receptor → MKNTNNTLAFGAQAVAAALIFNSGQISAQENTKQCEGDNSTECQAKQSAESIEKIRIHGVQDSVYLFQKSGDLRRVADLVDTPQVITVLTQDQLLEAGKTDLKDILSAQAGVTLGTGENGNAFGDRYIIRGHEARSDVFVDGLRDPGMSTRESFATERVEITKGPSSTFAGRGSSGGAVNSVTKKASVDYNFGRVDAGLGTDEYQRVTLDYNLALSENTAARINALMSDKDKPGREDASSKRNGVQLSGVYLPSDKLSFTADGYYLDAEDVPDLGSYFNRDSREPVDDIPVYAQEADFLKSEVKTFTLRTEYEVNDDLTIYNATRYGETSNGYITTGASGTTRDITDPDGPEASTISLSTHNGFQDVHYVSTQFNLLFNTELFGLENNLVFGLEYTDESVKNGTYNIDSTNPTNCILPPGRRNPEPSGAYCIVDGAGDYISNISQLMGRTYTRGEFDSINKIETVSLYMLDTVHLTDQLDVYYGVRADNFDFDSDVIRSGTTTPYAYSDTMYNGNLGLIYDFSKDVNVYANYSTATNINGGESDLGASCGYGGICGDPTQVTDSDPERVENIEIGTKVMLDNSFLLSASIFQITKSDVMESVGDDDYAALGTLNTGENRVKGIELGIVGNITDELSVQFSATAMSSEVLDSITETNIGLVLSNFAEKSMYLQLRYEINDSFVVGGDYAYQSEMYAGQPDTAAGYDSTNNQYSIVVPSYQVVNLFANYNATKDLTFRLNIGNAFDETYYTAAYRSGAFMYLGNAASTKLTATYQF, encoded by the coding sequence ATGAAAAACACAAATAACACATTAGCTTTTGGGGCACAGGCAGTTGCAGCGGCATTAATTTTTAACAGTGGGCAAATTTCAGCACAAGAAAACACTAAGCAATGTGAAGGGGATAATTCAACTGAGTGTCAGGCCAAACAATCGGCAGAGTCAATTGAAAAAATTCGAATTCATGGTGTACAAGATTCTGTGTATTTATTTCAAAAATCTGGTGACCTTCGCCGTGTAGCAGATTTAGTGGATACACCACAGGTCATTACTGTTTTAACTCAAGATCAACTATTAGAAGCTGGCAAGACCGATCTTAAAGATATTTTATCTGCCCAAGCAGGTGTGACCCTAGGTACAGGCGAAAATGGTAATGCTTTTGGTGATCGGTACATTATTCGTGGTCACGAAGCTCGTAGCGATGTGTTTGTTGATGGTTTACGAGATCCGGGTATGAGTACTCGTGAAAGTTTTGCCACTGAACGTGTCGAAATAACTAAAGGTCCAAGCTCTACATTTGCAGGTCGAGGCTCTTCCGGTGGAGCGGTTAACAGTGTCACTAAAAAAGCATCTGTAGATTATAACTTTGGTCGTGTGGATGCAGGTTTAGGTACTGATGAATATCAGCGTGTTACTTTGGATTATAATTTAGCACTTTCTGAAAACACCGCGGCTCGAATTAATGCATTAATGTCAGATAAAGACAAACCAGGTCGTGAAGATGCCTCAAGTAAACGCAACGGTGTGCAACTGTCAGGCGTATATTTACCCTCTGATAAACTATCGTTTACGGCTGATGGTTATTATTTAGACGCAGAAGATGTGCCTGATTTAGGTAGTTATTTTAATCGTGATAGCCGCGAACCTGTGGATGATATTCCTGTTTACGCTCAAGAAGCAGACTTCTTAAAATCTGAGGTTAAAACCTTTACCTTGAGAACTGAATATGAAGTTAACGATGACCTAACAATTTATAATGCCACCCGTTATGGTGAAACAAGTAATGGTTACATCACAACAGGTGCAAGTGGCACTACTCGCGACATAACGGATCCAGATGGACCTGAGGCCAGTACTATATCCCTAAGCACCCATAATGGTTTTCAGGATGTCCATTACGTGAGTACTCAGTTTAATTTATTATTCAATACGGAATTATTTGGTTTAGAAAACAACCTAGTCTTTGGCCTTGAATATACAGACGAAAGTGTTAAAAACGGTACTTATAACATTGATAGTACTAACCCAACAAACTGTATTTTACCGCCAGGCAGACGAAATCCAGAACCATCAGGTGCCTATTGTATTGTTGATGGTGCGGGTGATTATATCAGTAATATTAGTCAGTTGATGGGCAGAACATATACACGTGGTGAATTTGATTCAATTAACAAGATTGAAACGGTTTCACTATACATGTTAGATACCGTTCACTTAACAGACCAACTTGATGTTTATTATGGTGTTAGAGCGGATAACTTTGACTTTGACAGTGACGTGATTAGAAGCGGCACGACGACTCCTTATGCTTATTCAGACACCATGTACAACGGTAACCTTGGTCTAATTTACGACTTTTCTAAAGATGTTAATGTCTATGCAAACTACAGCACAGCAACCAACATTAATGGTGGCGAATCTGACTTAGGGGCAAGTTGTGGTTATGGTGGTATTTGTGGTGACCCTACACAAGTCACTGATTCAGATCCTGAGCGTGTAGAGAATATCGAGATTGGCACCAAAGTCATGCTTGATAATAGTTTCTTGTTGTCAGCTTCTATTTTCCAAATAACTAAAAGTGATGTAATGGAGAGTGTCGGTGATGATGACTACGCAGCATTAGGTACTCTAAATACTGGTGAAAATCGTGTGAAAGGGATCGAATTAGGTATAGTAGGTAATATTACCGATGAATTAAGCGTACAATTCTCTGCAACCGCAATGAGCTCAGAAGTACTTGATTCCATTACCGAAACTAATATCGGTTTAGTGTTAAGTAATTTTGCTGAAAAGAGTATGTATTTGCAGTTAAGATATGAAATTAACGACTCCTTTGTAGTAGGTGGCGATTATGCATACCAAAGCGAAATGTATGCAGGTCAACCTGATACAGCAGCTGGTTACGACAGTACAAATAACCAATACAGTATAGTGGTACCTAGCTATCAGGTAGTGAACTTATTCGCTAACTACAATGCCACAAAAGATCTTACGTTTAGATTGAATATTGGCAATGCTTTTGATGAAACCTACTACACAGCTGCATATCGTTCGGGTGCGTTTATGTACCTAGGTAATGCAGCCAGTACTAAATTAACTGCAACATACCAATTTTAA
- a CDS encoding glycoside hydrolase family 3 protein, with the protein MIKLAKNGLLISSLSFFFLACSNSQTAVELVHPEAKNKTNIWPKINSEVIQDQSIETRLDNILSAMSLEQKVAQTIQPEIRDISVEDMRQYGFGSYLNGGGSFPNGNKHATPQDWINLAEQMYQASIDDSIDGSTIPTMWGTDAVHGHNNVVGATLFPHNIGLGAANNPDLIEKIATVTATEVMVTGIDWVFAPTVAVVRNDKWGRTYEGYSEDPEIVRAYSAAIVKGLQGHADKDFLGDSRVISTVKHFVGDGGTENGDDQGDNVSSELELYNIHAQGYMGGLTTGAQSVMASFNSWHGEKLHGNKYLLTDVLKDNMGFDGFVVGDWNGHGQVKGCSNENCPQAMNAGLDIYMVPTQAWKPLFENIVAQVKSGVIKQSRLDDAVRRILRVKLRAGLFEKASPAQRQFSGKTELIGQKSHRDVAKQAVRESLVLLKNNGNILPLSPKQTILVAGDAADNIGKQAGGWTITWQGTGNTNADFPGGSSIYAGIAAQVTAAGGTSTLSVDGTFQTKPDVAIVVFGEEPYAEGQGDVLDLNYQAENKRDLALLESFKKQGIPTVAVFISGRPMWVNAELNASDAFVAAWLPGSEGSAVADVLLADNNNQIQHDFKGKLSYSWPISATQTANRFDADYSPLFAYGYGLTYTDKTLVANDLSTVAAVTAQSSGLPVFDGKLSSKWKMTLLSDGQENEVASNTLALPYIAYRTIDKNIQEDAFKLDFAGTGEAGLKFVLQNSSLSEMLTNASSLVLNVKTAQPKTSALFVRMACSGQQQDKPNCTHGVDISQQIGELAADTWTDITIDMKCLVEGLSANEMVDTLTIYTAQKNILSISDVRFITSAETNTKGCE; encoded by the coding sequence GTGATTAAATTAGCGAAAAATGGGCTGCTAATCAGTAGTCTTAGTTTTTTCTTTTTGGCATGTTCAAATAGCCAAACGGCAGTAGAATTAGTTCATCCTGAAGCTAAAAATAAAACCAACATATGGCCTAAGATAAACTCAGAAGTCATACAAGATCAAAGTATTGAAACTCGATTAGATAACATTTTGTCGGCTATGAGTTTAGAGCAAAAAGTGGCCCAAACTATTCAGCCAGAAATTAGAGATATTTCGGTAGAAGATATGCGCCAATATGGTTTTGGTTCTTATCTCAATGGTGGCGGCTCATTTCCAAATGGTAATAAACATGCCACTCCACAAGATTGGATTAACCTAGCAGAGCAGATGTATCAAGCATCAATAGATGACTCTATAGATGGTTCAACTATTCCTACTATGTGGGGAACCGATGCGGTGCATGGCCACAATAATGTAGTTGGGGCCACATTGTTTCCGCATAACATTGGTTTAGGTGCAGCAAATAATCCTGATTTGATAGAAAAAATTGCCACAGTTACGGCCACAGAAGTTATGGTCACAGGGATCGATTGGGTGTTTGCCCCTACAGTCGCTGTGGTCAGAAATGACAAATGGGGCCGCACGTATGAAGGTTATTCAGAAGATCCAGAAATAGTACGTGCTTACTCGGCTGCTATTGTTAAGGGTTTGCAAGGCCATGCTGATAAAGATTTTTTAGGCGATAGCCGAGTAATAAGTACAGTAAAACATTTTGTGGGTGATGGTGGAACCGAAAATGGCGACGACCAAGGCGACAATGTCTCTAGCGAACTAGAGTTGTATAATATTCATGCTCAAGGTTACATGGGCGGTTTGACGACTGGCGCGCAGTCGGTCATGGCTTCGTTTAATAGCTGGCATGGCGAAAAATTGCATGGCAATAAATATTTATTGACCGATGTGTTAAAAGACAATATGGGCTTTGACGGCTTTGTAGTAGGTGACTGGAATGGTCACGGACAAGTCAAAGGTTGCAGTAATGAAAACTGTCCGCAAGCTATGAACGCGGGTTTAGATATTTACATGGTGCCCACTCAAGCTTGGAAACCTTTGTTCGAAAATATAGTGGCCCAAGTTAAGTCTGGTGTCATTAAGCAATCTAGGTTAGATGATGCTGTACGTCGTATTTTACGGGTTAAATTGCGTGCTGGATTGTTCGAAAAAGCCAGCCCAGCTCAACGCCAGTTTTCTGGTAAAACAGAATTGATTGGACAAAAAAGTCACAGAGATGTAGCTAAACAAGCAGTTAGAGAATCGTTAGTTTTACTAAAAAATAATGGCAATATTTTACCTTTATCGCCTAAGCAAACTATTTTAGTGGCCGGCGATGCAGCCGATAATATTGGCAAACAAGCAGGTGGCTGGACAATTACTTGGCAAGGTACGGGTAACACTAATGCTGATTTTCCAGGTGGTAGCTCAATTTATGCTGGCATAGCCGCACAGGTGACTGCCGCTGGTGGCACAAGTACCTTAAGTGTTGATGGAACATTTCAAACTAAACCTGACGTAGCCATAGTGGTGTTTGGTGAAGAGCCATACGCAGAAGGCCAAGGTGATGTGTTAGATTTAAATTATCAAGCAGAAAACAAAAGGGATCTAGCGTTACTCGAGTCTTTCAAAAAACAAGGTATTCCCACAGTTGCAGTGTTTATTTCTGGTCGACCTATGTGGGTTAATGCAGAGCTTAATGCCAGTGATGCTTTTGTGGCAGCATGGTTACCAGGCTCAGAAGGATCAGCCGTGGCTGATGTATTGTTGGCAGACAACAACAATCAAATTCAACATGATTTTAAAGGCAAGCTGTCTTATTCTTGGCCCATTTCAGCCACTCAAACAGCCAATCGTTTTGACGCCGACTACTCGCCATTATTTGCTTATGGCTACGGCTTAACTTACACAGATAAAACGCTTGTAGCCAATGACTTATCAACGGTAGCGGCAGTTACTGCTCAATCGTCGGGATTGCCTGTTTTTGATGGTAAATTGAGTAGCAAATGGAAAATGACATTGTTGTCTGATGGGCAAGAAAATGAGGTGGCTTCGAATACATTAGCCTTACCTTATATTGCTTATCGCACTATCGATAAAAATATTCAAGAAGATGCCTTTAAATTAGACTTTGCAGGCACTGGCGAAGCGGGGCTGAAATTTGTATTACAAAACTCTAGCCTATCCGAGATGCTAACTAATGCTTCATCATTGGTGTTAAATGTCAAAACAGCGCAACCTAAAACAAGCGCTTTATTTGTTAGAATGGCTTGTTCTGGGCAGCAACAAGATAAACCGAACTGTACTCATGGCGTAGATATAAGCCAACAAATAGGCGAGTTAGCTGCTGATACTTGGACTGATATTACAATTGATATGAAGTGTTTAGTGGAGGGCCTTTCTGCAAATGAAATGGTAGATACTTTAACTATTTATACTGCTCAGAAAAACATTTTGTCTATCAGTGATGTGAGGTTTATCACTTCAGCAGAAACTAATACTAAGGGTTGTGAGTAA